A single region of the Raphanus sativus cultivar WK10039 chromosome 1, ASM80110v3, whole genome shotgun sequence genome encodes:
- the LOC108851360 gene encoding uncharacterized protein LOC108851360 gives MDLSRDVDDYIKDTIDHSLGIPISVDALEKKLYAARESQRRLREQYVSLVARLKEKDQAIELARSEASINAQAVKKFVEENRKLSGECEGLAKQCKNWERECFLYQQDREALMDFGNESDERARDAESRARELEEQVRNMSDVMKKRGVESELLREEEVLVDSVLASFVSEEEETKSGRLFLEGNVKDKSLLLSRWDELKPSSRKAVSLVSMVKRIEKEKECLILNLAKAEREVELVCEQNRELDEENRKLSSALQCCSAERSKSKKRKSPKMMSSSSPGSINDI, from the coding sequence ATGGATCTCTCGAGAGACGTCGATGACTACATCAAGGACACGATCGACCACTCTCTAGGAATCCCGATCTCAGTGGACGCTCTCGAGAAGAAACTCTACGCGGCTCGAGAGTCTCAGCGCCGTCTCCGCGAACAGTACGTGTCTCTAGTCGCCAGGTTGAAGGAGAAGGACCAAGCGATCGAACTCGCGAGATCCGAAGCGAGCATCAACGCGCAGGCCGTGAAGAAATTCGTCGAGGAGAATCGGAAACTGAGCGGCGAGTGCGAGGGTTTGGCGAAGCAGTGTAAGAACTGGGAGAGAGAGTGCTTTCTTTACCAGCAAGACCGCGAAGCTTTGATGGATTTCGGGAACGAATCGGACGAGAGGGCGAGGGACGCGGAATCTAGGGCGAGGGAGTTAGAGGAACAGGTGAGGAACATGTCGGATGTGATGAAGAAGCGTGGAGTGGAATCCGAATTGTTACGAGAAGAGGAAGTTTTGGTTGATTCGGTGTTGGCGTCGTTTGTTAGCGAAGAAGAGGAGACTAAGTCTGGGCGTTTGTTCTTGGAGGGGAACGTTAAAGACAAGTCTCTGTTGTTGAGCAGATGGGATGAGTTGAAGCCTTCGAGTCGAAAGGCTGTGTCTTTGGTTTCGATGGTGAAGAGGATTGAAAAGGAGAAGGAGTGTCTCATCTTGAATCTGGCCAAAGCCGAACGAGAAGTTGAGCTTGTGTGCGAGCAAAACAGGGAGCTTGATGAAGAGAATCGCAAGCTTAGTAGCGCTCTACAGTGTTGTTCTGCGGAGAGAAGCAAgtccaagaagagaaagagTCCTAAGATGATGAGCAGCAGTAGCCCAGGATCGATCAATGATATATAA
- the LOC108814949 gene encoding protein BASIC PENTACYSTEINE2, with translation MDDDGFRNWGYYEPAAATFKGNLGLQLMPSIDRNTKPFLPGRDPNLMIGQQNGPYHHPEPPPINNMSYNWINQQHKDKFFNMLPVTTAPHYGNILPETSSAPSMRHHHQTTEEYPVKSEQEEIVQTNKKRKPNAKPGAATKAKKPRKPKEGEKDKSTNNGNVSRVKPAKKSVDFVINGVSMDISGLPVPVCTCTGAPQQCYRWGCGGWQSACCTTNISMYPLPMSTKRRGARISGRKMSQGAFKKVLEKLASDGFNFGNSIDLKTHWARHGTNKFVTIR, from the coding sequence ATGGATGACGATGGGTTCCGTAACTGGGGTTACTACGAACCAGCGGCTGCTACGTTCAAAGGTAATCTCGGTTTGCAGCTAATGCCAAGCATTGATCGGAACACTAAACCGTTTTTACCCGGTCGAGACCCGAATCTAATGATCGGGCAGCAAAACGGGCCGTACCACCACCCTGAGCCTCCTCCTATCAACAACATGAGCTACAATTGGATTAACCAACAGCACAAGGACAAGTTCTTCAACATGCTGCCTGTAACAACCGCTCCTCATTACGGAAACATCCTCCCCGAAACTTCATCGGCTCCGTCGATGCGTCACCATCATCAAACCACCGAGGAATACCCGGTTAAATCCGAACAAGAAGAGATTGTTCAGACCAACAAGAAGAGAAAGCCTAATGCAAAACCCGGCGCGGCGACAAAGGCTAAGAAGCCTAGGAAACCAAAAGAGGGGGAGAAGGACAAGAGCACTAATAACGGTAACGTTTCGCGAGTGAAACCGGCTAAGAAAAGCGTAGACTTCGTTATCAACGGAGTGAGCATGGACATCTCGGGTCTACCTGTACCGGTCTGCACTTGCACTGGAGCTCCTCAGCAGTGTTACCGTTGGGGCTGTGGAGGCTGGCAGTCTGCGTGTTGCACCACGAACATATCGATGTATCCGTTACCGATGAGTACTAAACGTCGTGGAGCGAGGATCTCGGGTAGGAAGATGAGTCAAGGAGCGTTCAAGAAGGTGCTTGAGAAACTTGCTTCTGATGGGTTTAACTTTGGGAATTCGATTGATCTTAAGACCCATTGGGCTAGACATGGGACTAACAAGTTCGTCACGATCAGATGa
- the LOC108853047 gene encoding putative clathrin assembly protein At1g14686, whose translation MNIWKRASVALKDGTSLIAADDLLKAAVVKATNHDEFSVDPENALFIYRHVRATPASLKPLISAISSRVTRTRSWVVALKGLMLMHGFFLSKTTAAESIGRLPFDLSAFGSSREGGNSSRASSSRSGGFNLFVRAYFAFLDRRSILFHDGSSRHRYDEESSVMIRLVIIRKMQVVIDSLVRIKPIGESSVRIPVISEAMENVVSEILEIYGWICRRIAEVLPNVNSKSGKRQADVALKIVAKSMTQGEELVKYFVFCRDLGVANAQEIPDFVRIPVDDVIHLHEIVWTDKEEEERGEEAEECENSEERTKCVEGEGEEEEEMERELIHEIDDLIKLDDEEIVEDKEEKEEEPSPVPPVVDVPDLISL comes from the coding sequence ATGAATATATGGAAACGAGCTTCCGTAGCTCTCAAGGACGGAACTAGCCTCATCGCAGCGGACGACCTTCTCAAGGCAGCCGTCGTCAAAGCCACGAACCACGACGAGTTCTCCGTCGATCCAGAGAACGCTCTCTTCATCTACCGCCACGTCCGCGCCACCCCGGCCAGCCTCAAGCCTCTCATCAGCGCCATCTCCTCCCGCGTCACGCGCACGCGAAGCTGGGTGGTGGCGCTGAAAGGCCTGATGCTGATGCACGGCTTCTTCCTCTCCAAAACCACAGCCGCGGAGTCGATCGGACGGTTACCGTTCGATCTCTCCGCGTTCGGCAGCAGCAGAGAAGGAGGAAACTCCTCCCGCGCGAGCAGCAGCAGATCAGGCGGGTTCAACCTCTTCGTTCGCGCGTACTTCGCGTTCCTCGACAGGCGATCGATCCTCTTCCACGACGGGAGTTCCCGCCACCGTTACGACGAGGAGTCGTCGGTGATGATAAGGCTGGTGATCATACGGAAGATGCAGGTGGTCATCGACTCGCTGGTTCGGATCAAACCGATCGGGGAGAGCAGCGTGAGGATACCTGTGATCAGCGAGGCGATGGAGAACGTGGTGAGCGAGATCCTTGAGATATACGGGTGGATCTGCCGAAGGATCGCGGAGGTGCTGCCGAACGTGAACTCGAAGTCGGGGAAACGGCAGGCTGACGTGGCGCTGAAGATCGTGGCGAAGTCGATGACGCAGGGGGAGGAGCTCGTCAAGTATTTCGTGTTCTGTAGAGATCTTGGGGTGGCGAATGCTCAGGAGATTCCTGATTTCGTGAGGATTCCGGTGGATGACGTGATTCATCTCCATGAGATCGTGTGGACGgataaagaggaagaagagcgAGGAGAAGAGGCGGAGGAGTGTGAGAACAGTGAGGAGAGGACGAAGTGTgtagaaggagaaggagaagaagaggaggagatgGAGCGTGAACTGATTCATGAAATTGATGATTTGATAAAACTTGATGATGAGGAGATTGTGGAGGAtaaggaggagaaggaggaggagcctTCACCTGTTCCTCCTGTAGTTGATGTTCCAGACTTAATTAGCCtctaa